A window of Actinomadura viridis genomic DNA:
GGGCAAGACCGTCATGGCCGTGCTGCTCCTGCTGGAACTGCTGAAGAAGCCGCGGCCGGGCGAGCCCGTCCCGGTCCTGCTGTCGCTGGCGTCGTGGCGGCCCGGGACGTCCCTGCACCGCTGGATGGCCGAGCGGCTGATCGAGGACCATCCGTGGCTGGGCGGGGAGCCCGGGCCGGACGGGCGGACGATGGCGCTCCGGCTGATCGACCGGGGCCGGGTGCTGCCGATCCTGGACGGCCTGGACGAGATCTCCCCCGGCCTGCACGCGTCGGCGATCAAGGCCATCGACGGTGCCATCGGGGACGGCGAGCCCGTGGTGGTGACCTGCCGGGGCAAGGAGTACGAGGACGCCGTGGCGGAGGGCCACCTCACCAGGGCGGTGGTGGTGGAGGTCAAGCCGATCGAGGCCCCCATGGCGCTCGGCTTCCTCAGGAGCGCCCGGGCCGCGGGCGACCGCCGGTGGGACCCGGTGTTCGAGCACCTCCGGGAACATCCGGAGGGCCCGGTCGCGTCGGCCCTGTCGACCCCGCTCATGCTCTCCCTGGCGGCGGCGGTCTACGCCGCCAGATCGTCCGATCCCGCCGAACTCCTCGACACCGGCCGGTTCGGGGACCGGGCGGCGGTGGAGGAGCACCTGCTCGACTCGTTCGTCCCGTCCGTGTACGCCGAGCACCACGCGCGGCCCTACGGCGCCGCCAAGGCCGAGCGCTGGCTGGCCTTCCTCGCCCGGCGGATGGCGCGGCAGGGCACGCGCGACCTCATGTGGTGGCGGATCAAGTCGCCCGTCGTCGGGCTGGTGGTCGGCCTGATCTTCGCCGCCGTGAGCTGGTGGATCTTCGACCTGCTGGTGGGGCCGCGAGGCGTCGCCGCCGCGCTGCTCGTCGGGACGGTGGCCGGGGTGGCCTGCTTCGCGGACCTGCCGCGGTGGCCGGAGGTGCCCGCGGACGACCGCAAGGCCGCCGATCCGCGGTCGGCGCTGCGCCGTTCCCGCGCGGTCGCCGCGGTGTGGGCCACGCTGGCCGGCGTCGCGGTCGGCGTGATGCTCGGCCTCTGGTTCGGTGTGGGTCTCGGGGCGACGCCGGGGAACACCGGGAAGTACGCCGCCGCCTTCGCGCTGATGTGCGGCTTCGCGATCCTGTGCAGCACGGCCTGGGGGGCGTTCCAGGTCACCCGGATCTGGTTCGCCGCGACGGGGCGGCTGCCGTTGCGGCCGATGGAGTTCCTGAGCGACGCCCGGGAACGCGGGGTGCTGCGGCAGGCCGGGCTGGTCCACCAGTTCCGGCACGCGCGGCTGCAGGACAGGCTGGGCGGCGGGACGGTCACGCCCCGGGCGACGAAGGCGGAGAAGCGCACCGGCGAGCCTCTGCCCGCCTTCCCGCGGTTCCTCGTGACGCCGCTGCTCAGGCTCGCGATATCGGTGACCGGCTTCGTGGTCATGACCACGGTGCTCACGACCTCGTGGCCGGCGGAGCCCGTCTACGCCTCGGGGAACCGGCCCACGGCCTGGGCGGCACCGGCACCGTGCAACGTCCCGGATTGCACGGCGACGGTCAGCATGCTGACGTGGCGCGTCCCCGCGCGGCGGGACGTGAGCACCCGGTTCCGGGTCCCGCCCTCCGGGGTCCGCGTTCCTTTCCACGGGCTCGACGGGCTCTTCCTGATCAAGGGATGCCCCGCCGCCACCGTCCAGGTCGAGGCGGTGGCGGACGGGGCGTCGCTGCCTCCCCTCCGGCTTCACGGATCGCGCGGGCGGCAGGTGCCCAAGGCCCGGATCGATCCGGACCATGTGCGGGTCGACACGCTCTCCCTCACGCTGCGGCGGCTCGACTCCCAGCCGTGCACCGCCGAGGTGAACTGGCAGGCACCGGGTGTCACTCACGCGCAGCTCTTCGACATCAAGCGGCGGCTCGGCTGAGCCACCGGGCGCCCGGCCGGGGTTCACGTACGGGCGCCGTGGCCGGACGCGCCCGCGTCCTCCCGCGCGAAACAAGGAAGGACCACCCCCTTTCGGGGGTAGTGCGACATCGGAGGCTTGCCCAACGATCCTCCATGAAGGGGTAGCTGTCCGGCTACGAGGAGGAGTCATGGCAGCAGTGGAGTTTCGCGCGGCTCGCGACTTCCTGCTCGCGCATCGCGAGGACTACACGACGGCGTACGAGAAGTTCCGCTGGCCGGTGCTGACGGGGTTCAACTGGGCACTGGACTGGTTCGACCGGATCGCCGAAGGCAACGACCGGCCCGCGCTGTGGATCGTCGAGGAGGACGGGTCGGAGGCGCGCTACTCGTTCGCCGACCTGTCACGGCGCTCGAACCAGGTCGCCAACCGGCTGCGCGCCGCCGGCGTCCGCCGCGGCGACCGCGTCATCCTCATGCTCGGCAACCAGGTCGAGCTGTGGGAGACGATCCTGGCGGCGATGAAGCTGGGCGCGGTCCTCATCCCCACGACCCCGCTTCTGGGGACGGCGGACCTGCGCGACCGGCTGCACCGCGGGCGGGCCCGGCACGTGGTGGTGAACGCGGCGGACACCGGGAAGTTCGCCGATCTGCCCGGCGACTACACCCGGATCGCGGTCGGCCCGGAGGTGGAGGGCTGGCTGCGGTACGACGAGGCGTACGAGGCCGGCACCGCGTTCACCCCGTACGGGACCACGTTCTCCAGCGACACGCTGCTGCTGTACTTCACGTCCGGCACCACGGCCCGGCCGAAGCTGGTGGAGCACACCCACTCGAGCTACCCGGTCGGCCACCTGTCCACCATGTACTGGATCGGGCTGCGCCCCGGGGACGTCCACCTCAACATCTCCTCGGCCGGATGGGCCAAGCACGCCTGGAGCAACGTCTTCGCCCCCTGGAACGCCGAGGCGTGCGTCTTCATCTTCAACTACACCCGCTTCGACGCCGACCGGCTGCTGGACGAGCTGGAGCGCTGCGGGATCACCAGCTTCTGCGCCCCGCCCACGGTGTGGCGGATGCTCATCCAGGCCGACCTGAGCCGCCTCGGCACCCCGCCCCGCGAGGTCGTCGCCGCGGGCGAACCGCTCAACCCCGAGGTCATCGAACGGGTCCGCGAGGCGTGGGGCGTGACCATCCGGGACGGGTTCGGGCAGACCGAGACGACCGTCCAGATCGCCAACTCGCCGGGCCAGCCGGTCAGGCCCGGCTCGATGGGCCGTCCCGTCCCCGGCTACCGGATCACGCTGGTCGACCCGGTGACCGGCGAACCCGCCGAGGAGGGGGAGATCTGCGTCGACCTCGACGACCGCCCGCTCGGGCTGATGACCGGCTACCACGGCGACGAGCAGCGCACCGCCGAGGCGATGGCGGGCGGCCGGTACCACACCGGCGACATCGGCTCGGTGGACGCCGACGGCTACATCACCTACGTGGGCCGCGCCGACGACGTCTTCAAGGCGTCCGACTACAAGATCTCCCCGTTCGAGCTGGAGAGCGTGCTGATCGAGCACGAGGCGGTGGCGGAGGCCGCGGTGGTGCCCTCGCCCGACCCGGTGCGGCTGGCCGTTCCCAAGGCGTACGTCACGCTGGCCGCCGGCTGGGAGCCGACGGCGGAGACCGCCGCGTCGATCTTCGCGCACAGCCGGGCCCAGCTGTCGGCGTTCAAGCGCGTCCGGCTGCTGGAGTTCGGCACGCTGCCCAAGACCATCTCCGGAAAGATCCGCCGGGTCGAGCTGCGCGCCGACGAGGTGGACAAGCACCCCGATCCCTCCGCCCGGCCCGAGGGAGAGTTCCGGGAGGAGGATCTGCGATGACTGAGCGCAGCGAAGGAATCGCAGGGCACCTGCCGGGGGGTGTGGGGGGTCGTCCCCCCACAAGGAGCCAGATGACTGAGCGCAGCGAAGGAGTCGCAGGGCCCGTGCCGGGGGGTGTGGGGGGTCGTCCCCCCACAAGGAGCCAGATGACTGAGCGCAGCGAGCGCAGCGAGTGGAGTGAAGGAGTCGCAGGGCCCGTGCCGGGGGGTGTGGGGGGTCGTCCCCCCACGAGGAGCCAGACGATTGTCCTCTCGTACGCGTCGGGCACGTCGGGGAAGCCGCTGCTCGGGGACACCATCGGGGCCGACCTGGCCCGGACGGTGGCCGCGTTCCCCGATCGGGACGCGCTGGTGGAGTGCGCCACCGGGCGGCGCTGGACGTACGACCAGCTGGCCGTCGAGGTCGACACGGTCGCGCTGGGGCTGCTGGAGCTGGGCGTGGCCAAGGGCGACCGGGTCGGGATCTGGGCGCCGAACTGCGCCGAGTGGATGTTCGTCCAGTACGCGACCGCGAAGATCGGCGCGATCCTGGTCAACATCAATCCCGCCTACCGGGTGCACGAGCTGGAGTTCGTGCTGAACCAGTCGGGGATCCGCACGCTGGTGGCGGCGCCGTCGTTCAAGACCTCCGACTACGCGGCGATGATCGAGGAGGTGCGGCCCCGGTGCCCGGCGCTGCGCGACGTCCTGCTGATCGGGCGGGAGTCCTGGGAGGCGCTGCGGGACGCGGGGTGGATCGGTGACCCGGCGCGGCTGGCGGCGGCCGGGGCGGGGCTGAGCGCCGACGATCCGATCAACATCCAGTACACCAGCGGGACGACCGGGTTCCCCAAGGGCGCGACGCTCTCCCACCACAACATCCTCAACAACGGCTACTTCGTCGGCGAGCTGTGCGGGTACGACGAGGAGGACCGGATCTGCGTGCCGGTGCCGTTCTACCACTGCTTCGGCATGGTGATGGGCAACCTGGCGGCGACCAGCCACGGCGCCTGCGTCGTGATCCCGGCGCCCGCGTTCGACCCGGCGGAGACGCTGAAGGCGGTCGCGGCCGAGCGGTGCACCTCGCTGTACGGGGTGCCCACCATGTTCATCGCCGAGCTGAACGACCCCTCGTTCGAGGAGCACGACCTGTCGTCGCTGCGCACCGGGATCATGGCCGG
This region includes:
- a CDS encoding NACHT domain-containing protein, with the protein product MNDDPGSEPPGERPEPRISNTFTDGTAENVFQGGDVKGDLYIGTTVTPPSSPDDELDRAARTLAGEVKSLWQRRSVAGPAPIPVHWSSTRRPVQASPEALLRGRVPGRPVRLELDGDVTGTAATFRRLPTRQLVVLGGAGSGKTVMAVLLLLELLKKPRPGEPVPVLLSLASWRPGTSLHRWMAERLIEDHPWLGGEPGPDGRTMALRLIDRGRVLPILDGLDEISPGLHASAIKAIDGAIGDGEPVVVTCRGKEYEDAVAEGHLTRAVVVEVKPIEAPMALGFLRSARAAGDRRWDPVFEHLREHPEGPVASALSTPLMLSLAAAVYAARSSDPAELLDTGRFGDRAAVEEHLLDSFVPSVYAEHHARPYGAAKAERWLAFLARRMARQGTRDLMWWRIKSPVVGLVVGLIFAAVSWWIFDLLVGPRGVAAALLVGTVAGVACFADLPRWPEVPADDRKAADPRSALRRSRAVAAVWATLAGVAVGVMLGLWFGVGLGATPGNTGKYAAAFALMCGFAILCSTAWGAFQVTRIWFAATGRLPLRPMEFLSDARERGVLRQAGLVHQFRHARLQDRLGGGTVTPRATKAEKRTGEPLPAFPRFLVTPLLRLAISVTGFVVMTTVLTTSWPAEPVYASGNRPTAWAAPAPCNVPDCTATVSMLTWRVPARRDVSTRFRVPPSGVRVPFHGLDGLFLIKGCPAATVQVEAVADGASLPPLRLHGSRGRQVPKARIDPDHVRVDTLSLTLRRLDSQPCTAEVNWQAPGVTHAQLFDIKRRLG
- a CDS encoding AMP-binding protein codes for the protein MAAVEFRAARDFLLAHREDYTTAYEKFRWPVLTGFNWALDWFDRIAEGNDRPALWIVEEDGSEARYSFADLSRRSNQVANRLRAAGVRRGDRVILMLGNQVELWETILAAMKLGAVLIPTTPLLGTADLRDRLHRGRARHVVVNAADTGKFADLPGDYTRIAVGPEVEGWLRYDEAYEAGTAFTPYGTTFSSDTLLLYFTSGTTARPKLVEHTHSSYPVGHLSTMYWIGLRPGDVHLNISSAGWAKHAWSNVFAPWNAEACVFIFNYTRFDADRLLDELERCGITSFCAPPTVWRMLIQADLSRLGTPPREVVAAGEPLNPEVIERVREAWGVTIRDGFGQTETTVQIANSPGQPVRPGSMGRPVPGYRITLVDPVTGEPAEEGEICVDLDDRPLGLMTGYHGDEQRTAEAMAGGRYHTGDIGSVDADGYITYVGRADDVFKASDYKISPFELESVLIEHEAVAEAAVVPSPDPVRLAVPKAYVTLAAGWEPTAETAASIFAHSRAQLSAFKRVRLLEFGTLPKTISGKIRRVELRADEVDKHPDPSARPEGEFREEDLR
- a CDS encoding AMP-binding protein; this translates as MPGGVGGRPPTRSQTIVLSYASGTSGKPLLGDTIGADLARTVAAFPDRDALVECATGRRWTYDQLAVEVDTVALGLLELGVAKGDRVGIWAPNCAEWMFVQYATAKIGAILVNINPAYRVHELEFVLNQSGIRTLVAAPSFKTSDYAAMIEEVRPRCPALRDVLLIGRESWEALRDAGWIGDPARLAAAGAGLSADDPINIQYTSGTTGFPKGATLSHHNILNNGYFVGELCGYDEEDRICVPVPFYHCFGMVMGNLAATSHGACVVIPAPAFDPAETLKAVAAERCTSLYGVPTMFIAELNDPSFEEHDLSSLRTGIMAGSPCPVEVMKQVIERMGMAEVAICYGMTETSPVSVQTRADDSLDRRVSTVGTVHPHLEIKVVDPDTGVTVPRGTPGELCTRGYSVMLGYWEEPEKTAEAIDAARWMHTGDLAVMDARGYVNITGRIKDMVIRGGENIYPREVEEFLYTHPDIVDAQVIGVPDEKYGEELMAWVRLRPGAEPLTSAALREFCAGRLAHYKIPRYVHLVDEFPMTVTGKVRKVQMREEAIGILGLGAAAGTRHA